Sequence from the Bacteroidales bacterium genome:
ATGGTGCAGCAAAAGGACTTGCTGAAAATTATTTGCATTTAACGGAAAATAATTACTTTATAGGACATAAAGCCGGAGAGTCAATGATCGGAGGTTTGTATAATACATTTTACGGGTTTGAGGCAGGTATTAATACAACAACCGGAAGCCAAAATGTCTTTGTAGGATATAAATCAGGTCATTCAAATACAGACGGAGAAGGAAATATTTATCTCGGTAATTCTGCAGGGTTTTCAAATATGTCATCAGGTAAAAATATTGCGATAGGGGATTCTGCATCATTCAGCCAAGACGGTGGTTGGGGGAATACAGTTGTAGGTTACAGAGCAGGATATGAAGGAACATTTTATAATAACAATACATACATAGGCGCAGGTGCAGGAAAATTTAATCCTAACAGCAATAATACATTTTTGGGAAACTCTGCCGGCGGATCTTCATTATGTACCGGCGAGCAAAATGTTTTTATCGGATTAGCAGTAGGTGTTTACAATCAGGGAGACCAAAATACTTTTATTGGTAACTACTCAGGCTCTAATTCAACCGGTTCGGGAAATGTATTAATAGGCTACAGAGCAGGATATGATAATAATGAAAGTAATCGTTTGTATATTGATAACTCAAATACAATATGGCCATTAATATTTGGTGATTTTTCTACACCCGAAGTGGTTATTAACGGCAATTCCGATGATAATACGAATAATATGAATTTTTATGTGTACGGACAAGCCGGAGGAAATGCTGCTTGGTGGAATGATAGTGATGAAAAATTGAAAAAAAATATTACTACAATACCAAATGCCTTAGATAAAGTTTTGCAATTAAGAGGTGTTAATTTTGAATGGAAAGAACGCAGAGAGAATATTGAAGGATTACAAATGGGATTTATTGCACAGGAAGCAGAAATTGTTATTCCGGAAGTAGTAAATAATACAAAAGGTAATTATGCTATGCAATATGCTCCAATAACAGCATTGTTGGTAGAATCTGTAAAAGAACAACAAGATATTATCAATAATCTTGAAAGCAGAATTAAAAAATTAGAAGAAGATAATAATGAATTAAAAGAAGAAATGATTAATTTAAGAAAATTAATTATAAATAAATAGAATAATTTTAAAAAATATTGTTACATCTAAAAACAAATAAAATGAAAAAGCTAAAAATAACGTTAATAATGATGTTCACTTTTATTGCCGGTATAAGTTTAGCTCAAACCGGAATAACAATAAATGCAGATGCAAAAATCAGCATTTCGGGTGATGCAATTATAAAAATTGCAGATTGTGATTTTATTAATAATTCATCTGAAAATCAATTTGGCGGGACATTTATTTTTACCGGTACATCAAACCAACAAATAAGCGGAACTTCTGAAAGTGAATTTTCAATATTAGAAATAGATAACAGCAACAGAGTAAATCTGGGAAACAATGTAATAATTCATGATGAATTAATTTTAAATCAAGGAGTAGTTGATATTCAGGACAATGATCTTACATTATCAGAAAATTCTGATGTTTCAGGAACATTTACTTCCGGAAATATGATTAGTGCTGACGGTTCAGGATATTTTATCAGAGAGATCAGCACCGCCGGAACTTACTTTTTCCCGATAGGTGATTTAACATCAGGAGCCGATTACTCACCTGTTGAATTGAATTTTACTTCAGGAACATTTAATAATGCAAGTGTTTCTGTTAATTTGTCAAATAATATACATCCTGATAACCCAAGTACTACAGATTATTTAAACAGATACTGGATATTATCATCCTCCGGGATTTCCGGCTTTTCTTGCGATATGACTTTTGAATATGTCTCCGGTGATATTGTAGGAAATGAGGCAAATATAAGAGGTGCAATACGGAAGAATGAAGGATGGAGGAATTTAGGACAAGCTTCTTCTAACCAATTCTCAGGAATTTATTGGGCATTAGGAGAAGTTACAGGTGTTAATTCAGAATATGTTGAAATAAAGGACTTGATTAACAACAATCCTGAAGTTTTCTATTACAACGGAACTATTTTCATTAATAATTTGAATGATATTAAAATAAAGAACATTGAGATATATAATGCTATTGGTCAATTAGTAAGTATTGAAAGCGTTAAGAACGAGGGACATGATGAAATTCCGTTTTCTAATACAAAAGGATACTATTTATTAAAAATAAATACAAATAAATCATATTTCGTAAAACAAATCCTGGTGAATTAATTTTTATTAAAAAAAAATTTGCCGGAAACATAATAGTTTCCGGTTTTTTTTTATTTTTAACAAAATTTGCATAAGATTTGTACTAATGCAACTATTATATTGTTTTTGCGTCTGATTATTGTTTATATATGTTTTATACAGATATCTAACAATTTATAAATTCATTTTTTCAGTTACAAAAACTTTGCTAAAAAATAAAGTTTTATAAGATAATAATATAAACTATTACAAATGAAAAAGTTTATTATAATTTTTATAACAATACTTCTTCCTGTTATATCTTTTTCCCAAATTAATAAAGACGGTTTACCTTTTATAAAAAAATATACTGATAAAGACTACGGGGATGCCGGACAAATTTGGGCTATAGAACAAGATACCAGAGGTATAATGTATTTTGGCTGTAATTACGGTTTAAAAACATTTGACGGAAAAAAATGGAAAAGTTATAATAACCCAAACAGTACAATTCTTAAGTCTCTCGCTGTTGATGATAACGGATTGGTTTATTTCGGAGCAGAAAGTGATTTTGGTGTTATGTTACCGGATTCAACAGGTGAATTATCTTTTTATTCTCTTTTCTCTAATATTTTAGCCGGAATTAAACCTGATTTTACCTCTGTTTGGAAAACATTAATTGCCGGAGACAGAATATATTTTCAAAGTTTTGAAAAACTTTTCTATACTGATTTACCGATAAAAATTGATGCTTCGGAAAAACTTTTAAATATAATTCATCATATAAAACCGGAAAAGGAAATATTTCATTTGTCATTTTCTGTAAAAGATAATCTTTATATAAGAGAATGGGGAAAAGGTATAGGAATTGTTAAAAATGATCGAATTGAATTAATTCCGGAAGGAGAACAATTTGCTTTTTTAAGAGTTTATATTATGCTTCCGTATGACGAAAACAGAATTCTGATAGGCACAAGAAGTTCCGGTTTTTATTTATATGATACAACAAAAAAAGAAAACGCAATAACTCCTTTTTACATTGAAAATCAAGACCTGATAAATAACAGTTCATTATATAACGGTGTACTTCTGCATGATGACACTTATGCTATAGGTACAGTAAATGACGGTGTTATTTTTTTAGATAAAAACGGAAAAATAACCGCACATTTTAATGAAAAAACAGGTTTCCTCAAACAGTTTGTCTTTTCAACTTACAGTAATTCAAATGATGTAAATTCACCGTTTTGGTTTTTTAACGGGGAAGACGGTATATATAAAGTCAATATTTCAAATCCTTTTAAGGAATGGAATAAATATACAGGATTAGAAACGGGATCTGTTTTAGATGCTGTGAGATTTAATGATGTTTTTTATGTAATTACCGGAAACGGAATATTTTATCTTCAAGAAAAAGATAACTCAGTAGAGTTCAAATTAATTGATGCAGTTTTACAACCATGGGATCTTTTTGAGTTTAATATTCCCGGAACAAATATAAAAAAGCTGTTGCTGGGCAGTGCAAATGGTGTATTTGAAATTAAAGATTCAGAAATTGTTCAAATTGCAGAAATTCAACATGCATATAAATTATATCAATCGAAAAGAAATCCTCAAGAACTTTATGTTGGTAACAGTGAAGGATTAAATCTCCTTACATATAAAAATAGTATTTGGCTCAATGAGGGTAAACAAAAAAACATATTTAATCCTGTCCGCAGTATTTTTGAAAATGAAAATTTCATTGCAGTAGGTGCAAATTCGGGTGTTTCTGTATTTCATGATTTCAGAGACAGTGCTATAACAATATTAGATTCTTTAAGAGGCCTGCCATTAGAAGCTTTGGATTATTTTATTACACAATATAACGAAAAAACATTAATTGCTGCCGGAGCCGGTTTATATACTGTTAATTTTGAAGATACAACCGCAGTACCCTTATATGATTTCGGAAAGCAATATACCGATAAAAAGAGGGGAGTTTACAGTTTCTTTGAGAACGATGATTCCTATTGGTTATCTGTATATGAAACAAATACAGATAATGCAAATCATAAATTAATAAGATTTATCGGTAAAGAAAAATTAGAAAAAGACACTGTCTTTTCAAAAATATTACCTCAAAAAACAACATATGTAATTTATCCTGACGGAAACTATATATGGGTAGGAAATGAAAAAGGCTTGTTTAAATTTGATAAATCTGTTGATAAAGACTATTCTGTTAAATTTAACACACTAATTTCAAAAGTTACAACTACCGGAGATTCATTATTATTTGCCGGAAATAATTATTCGGTTGAAGATAATATAACAAGCATCAGCTTAATGCAGCAAAA
This genomic interval carries:
- a CDS encoding SpoIIE family protein phosphatase; this translates as MKKFIIIFITILLPVISFSQINKDGLPFIKKYTDKDYGDAGQIWAIEQDTRGIMYFGCNYGLKTFDGKKWKSYNNPNSTILKSLAVDDNGLVYFGAESDFGVMLPDSTGELSFYSLFSNILAGIKPDFTSVWKTLIAGDRIYFQSFEKLFYTDLPIKIDASEKLLNIIHHIKPEKEIFHLSFSVKDNLYIREWGKGIGIVKNDRIELIPEGEQFAFLRVYIMLPYDENRILIGTRSSGFYLYDTTKKENAITPFYIENQDLINNSSLYNGVLLHDDTYAIGTVNDGVIFLDKNGKITAHFNEKTGFLKQFVFSTYSNSNDVNSPFWFFNGEDGIYKVNISNPFKEWNKYTGLETGSVLDAVRFNDVFYVITGNGIFYLQEKDNSVEFKLIDAVLQPWDLFEFNIPGTNIKKLLLGSANGVFEIKDSEIVQIAEIQHAYKLYQSKRNPQELYVGNSEGLNLLTYKNSIWLNEGKQKNIFNPVRSIFENENFIAVGANSGVSVFHDFRDSAITILDSLRGLPLEALDYFITQYNEKTLIAAGAGLYTVNFEDTTAVPLYDFGKQYTDKKRGVYSFFENDDSYWLSVYETNTDNANHKLIRFIGKEKLEKDTVFSKILPQKTTYVIYPDGNYIWVGNEKGLFKFDKSVDKDYSVKFNTLISKVTTTGDSLLFAGNNYSVEDNITSISLMQQKEKLPVLKYKKNKIIFEWAAPFFEKEEEIKYSYRLLGETEKWSKWKKKSDTRYTNLFEGEYTFEVKAINIYNTESTVARYSFTILPPWYRTYWAYLIFVVVGIFIIIIIIKLYTKKLKRENEKLELTVKERTAEIRMQNEEITAQRDEIQVQKEEVEKSKDKIERQQKNIMDSIHYASRIQEAVLPPDEYLQNILGDHFVLFKPRDIVSGDFYWATQRGNKTVIVAADCTGHGVPGAFMSMLGISFLNEIVNKEEILQANIILNRLRENVKRSLRQTGKENEAKDGMDVAICIIDMDEMKLQFAGAYNPLYLLRAGEIEKVKADRMPIGIYLREKESFANNIVDIQKGDYIYIFSDGYVDQFGGPTDNKIKSAKFKSLLLENHKKSPDEQKEALVKYLEEWMAYKDNTGRVYKQVDDILIIGIEI
- a CDS encoding tail fiber domain-containing protein; the protein is MKSLHSLKTAFIILIILFSFAGFSQNNITITDEASHNADESAVLDVYSTTKGMLVPRMTTSQINAVSNPATGLLVFNTELNSFYFFSDTKGWQNLSDPTGSIWGVNQSTGDVYLTDIQTNIGIGTDEPFSKLAVVANTGADPDKPLFEILDEFGKSIFSVTSEGVRIYVKDIDSKGVSGGFAVGRYGAAKGMPDTTYLMVTPDSTRVYTQEAGKGVSGGFAVGRYGAAKGLAENYLHLTENNYFIGHKAGESMIGGLYNTFYGFEAGINTTTGSQNVFVGYKSGHSNTDGEGNIYLGNSAGFSNMSSGKNIAIGDSASFSQDGGWGNTVVGYRAGYEGTFYNNNTYIGAGAGKFNPNSNNTFLGNSAGGSSLCTGEQNVFIGLAVGVYNQGDQNTFIGNYSGSNSTGSGNVLIGYRAGYDNNESNRLYIDNSNTIWPLIFGDFSTPEVVINGNSDDNTNNMNFYVYGQAGGNAAWWNDSDEKLKKNITTIPNALDKVLQLRGVNFEWKERRENIEGLQMGFIAQEAEIVIPEVVNNTKGNYAMQYAPITALLVESVKEQQDIINNLESRIKKLEEDNNELKEEMINLRKLIINK
- a CDS encoding T9SS type A sorting domain-containing protein; translation: MKKLKITLIMMFTFIAGISLAQTGITINADAKISISGDAIIKIADCDFINNSSENQFGGTFIFTGTSNQQISGTSESEFSILEIDNSNRVNLGNNVIIHDELILNQGVVDIQDNDLTLSENSDVSGTFTSGNMISADGSGYFIREISTAGTYFFPIGDLTSGADYSPVELNFTSGTFNNASVSVNLSNNIHPDNPSTTDYLNRYWILSSSGISGFSCDMTFEYVSGDIVGNEANIRGAIRKNEGWRNLGQASSNQFSGIYWALGEVTGVNSEYVEIKDLINNNPEVFYYNGTIFINNLNDIKIKNIEIYNAIGQLVSIESVKNEGHDEIPFSNTKGYYLLKINTNKSYFVKQILVN